A window from Cryptomeria japonica chromosome 1, Sugi_1.0, whole genome shotgun sequence encodes these proteins:
- the LOC131057562 gene encoding anthocyanidin 3-O-glucosyltransferase 4, whose protein sequence is MHDVLLGWNMELAQKQDIVKVAFDTYGAFALTLLRFAWLSYSHNAVKEEDDSVVLSLGLPTPLRLHKHEIHSVMFQALPMKRIGRIHSTIQGWGMLVNTFEGLEPEYLQHLRNLTGKKVWSTGPVLLSAFFEGAVRVSTQGKMADISEDKLLQWLDSQSSCSVAYILFGSQTFLTEEQSKALAGGLEASEQPFIWAIKVSPEVKHTQSDLAHTYLPEGFQERTKNRGLLIWGWVPQLVILSHPSIGAFISHCGWNSMLESVTLGVPLITWPMIVDQHFNSKLAVESGIGIQVCEHIDGIPDKERVKEGVTLVLSKDKGKQMKRQAEKLKDMARKAVACGGSSNANLQDFVTAIQKLQKARTAAREQSSKAPKDHCVPKFI, encoded by the coding sequence ATGCATGATGTGCTTCTGGGATGGAATATGGAGTTAGCCCAAAAGCAAGACATCGTTAAGGTTGCGTTCGATACATATGGCGCATTCGCTCTGACTTTGCTGCGTTTTGCATGGCTGTCATATTCGCACAACGCAGTGAAGGAAGAAGACGACAGCGTTGTCCTGAGCTTGGGTCTCCCCACTCCACTCAGATTACATAAGCACGAAATACACTCAGTGATGTTCCAGGCCTTGCCGATGAAGAGAATAGGACGGATACACTCAACCATCCAAGGATGGGGAATGCTCGTCAATACATTTGAGGGACTGGAGCCTGAATATCTCCAACACTTGAGAAATTTGACAGGGAAAAAGGTATGGTCCACAGGCCCAGTACTTCTGTCCGCTTTCTTTGAAGGTGCGGTGAGAGTCAGCACCCAAGGTAAAATGGCAGACATCAGCGAAGATAAGCTGCTCCAATGGCTGGATTCTCAAAGCTCATGTTCAGTTGCTTATATTTTGTTTGGAAGCCAGACATTCTTAACAGAAGAACAAAGCAAGGCGTTGGCTGGTGGGCTAGAAGCCAGCGAACAGCCCTTCATTTGGGCTATCAAAGTGTCTCCAGAGGTTAAACACACGCAATCCGACCTGGCTCACACATATCTTCCGGAGGGGTTCCAAGAGCGAACAAAGAATAGAGGGCTATTAATATGGGGTTGGGTGCCACAACTTGTTATTCTCTCCCACCCATCTATAGGCGCTTTCATAAGCCACTGCGGATGGAATTCTATGCTTGAAAGCGTAACTCTTGGAGTCCCATTAATCACATGGCCAATGATTGTAGATCAACACTTCAATTCTAAACTAGCTGTGGAGTCCGGCATTGGAATCCAAGTGTGCGAGCATATAGATGGAATTCCAGATAAGGAACGAGTGAAGGAGGGTGTTACACTTGTTCTGAGTAAAGACAAGGGGAAACAGATGAAAAGACAGGCAGAAAAGTTGAAGGACATGGCGAGAAAGGCTGTTGCATGTGGAGGATCTTCAAATGCAAACTTACAAGATTTTGTGACTGCTATTCAGAAGTTGCAGAAGGCAAGAACTGCTGCACGAGAACAATCCTCGAAAGCCCCAAAAGATCATTGTGTtccaaaattcatctaa
- the LOC131057564 gene encoding scopoletin glucosyltransferase-like has protein sequence MINNFVKPHVVAVPFPALGHTIPLLDFAISLASSGLAITCVTTAANALRLKLQMAHAFSSGLDIRLLVLPTPLVEGLPEGVESFDQVLPEHCGLIYDLVVKLEQPFNHWLEAQVEGMNHPVCIMHDVLLGWTMEVPQKHNITRVVFNTYGAFALTLLRSAWLSASHNALEKEGDSILLSLDLPTPLRLHKHEIDTMLFDPLMLEVIGRLQSLNQGGGMLINTYEQLEPEYLQHLRNLTGKKVWSIGPVLPSTCFGGAAKDSNRGKMVDISEVKLFQWLDSQSSCSVVYISFGSQIFLTEEQSKALASGLEASGQPFIWAIKVSPKFEPRTSDTADLLDRTYLPEGFQERTRNRGLVIWGWAPQLLILSHPSVGAFVSHCGWNSMLESVALGVPLITWPIYADQHFNSKLAIKLGIGIQICQHRDGIPDKERVKDGVTLVLSKEEGKEMKRGAEKLKKMAREAVEFGGSSNVNLQDFAREMYQLHMTKTAAVRGESSKLTYCWINASEAPL, from the coding sequence ATGATCAACAATTTTGTGAAACCTCATGTGGTGGCAGTGCCGTTTCCTGCACTCGGTCACACCATCCCTTTACTCGACTTTGCTATCTCGCTTGCCTCGTCTGGTCTCGCCATCACTTGTGTCACAACTGCTGCTAATGCCCTCCGTCTGAAACTCCAAATGGCCCACGCTTTTTCCTCCGGGTTAGATATTCGCCTCCTAGTCCTTCCCACGCCATTAGTGGAAGGGCTACCCGAGGGAGTTGAAAGCTTCGACCAAGTTCTTCCCGAGCATTGTGGTCTAATTTATGATCTGGTTGTCAAGCTTGAACAACCTTTTAATCATTGGCTTGAAGCTCAAGTTGAAGGAATGAATCATCCAGTTTGTATTATGCATGATGTACTTCTAGGATGGACTATGGAGGTACCCCAAAAGCACAATATCACTAGGGTGGTGTTCAATACATATGGCGCATTCGCTCTTACTCTGCTGCGTTCTGCATGGCTTTCCGCCTCGCATAACGCATTGGAGAAAGAAGGCGACAGTATTCTGCTGAGCTTGGATCTCCCCACTCCTCTCAGATTACATAAGCACGAAATAGACACCATGTTGTTCGACCCCTTGATGCTAGAGGTAATAGGACGGTTACAGTCGCTCAATCAAGGAGGGGGAATGCTCATCAATACTTATGAACAGCTGGAGCCTGAATATCTCCAACACTTGAGAAATCTGACAGGGAAGAAGGTATGGTCCATAGGCCCAGTTCTTCCATCGACTTGCTTTGGAGGTGCAGCGAAAGACAGCAACCGAGGTAAAATGGTAGACATTAGCGAGGTTAAGCTGTTCCAATGGCTGGATTCTCAAAGCTCATGTTCAGTTGTTTATATTTCTTTTGGAAGTCAGATATTCTTAACAGAAGAACAAAGCAAGGCCTTGGCTAGTGGTCTAGAAGCCAGTGGGCAACCCTTCATTTGGGCTATCAAAGTGTCCCCAAAGTTCGAACCCAGGACATCTGACACAGCAGATCTTCTCGATCGTACATATCTTCCGGAGGGTTTCCAAGAGAGAACAAGGAATAGAGGGTTGGTCATATGGGGTTGGGCACCACAACTTCTTATTCTCTCACATCCATCTGTGGGAGCCTTCGTGAGCCACTGTGGATGGAATTCTATGCTTGAAAGCGTGGCtctaggagtcccattaatcacTTGGCCCATCTATGCAGATCAACACTTCAATTCTAAACTAGCAATTAAGTTGGGAATCGGAATCCAAATTTGCCAGCATAGAGATGGAATTCCAGACAAGGAACGAGTGAAGGATGGTGTAACACTTGTTTTGAGTAAAGAGGAGGGGAAAGAGATGAAAAGAGgagcagaaaagttgaagaaaatgGCAAGAGAGGCAGTTGAATTTGGAGGATCCTCGAATGTAAACTTACAAGATTTTGCCCGCGAGATGTACCAATTGCACATGACAAAAACTGCTGCTGTACGTGGAGAATCTTCAAAGCTTACATATTGTTGGATTAATGCTTCTGAGGCGCCACTTTGA